The genome window ATCATGAAGTGGAGGAATATaattaaaagaacaaaataaGTATGTTTTTTGGGTATTCCTTTGTAATTGTTGCCTTGATACTCTTACAAGAAATTGCTTTATCATCAGCAAGTTTCTACGAATATGTTCTTTGTTTCCTCCTACAACAGAAATGAATGATGAACTACCAAGTCCATCTTTTTCTTGAATAAGAAGAGAGACTCGAAAAAGAATCAGGCTGGAAAATTTGCTCCGACAAATTGTTGCTGAAATCATGTTCTTCGGATCATTCCTTTGCCTTTATCAGAGACATGGCAGCTTATATCTTGTTCATTTTTGCTGTGCTGCATCGAGAGCTTGGAGAGGAGGAAAACGCAAGCTGAGGACACAAACACCGCTGCGGCAAAACAAGCCAAGTCCATCCCACTCGCCAGTCGAACGTTCTTGAACTTGTCCACCACTCCTGTTTGAAGAATCAGGAGAACTGCATGCCCGAGTCTGGATTTCGCATGCGACATCGACTGCATCTCCATGCTATCAGCAAGCTTCTGAAATGGTTTTTCCGCAGTGATTGTTAGTTAGGGTTCTGAGTACATGCACAAGAGCAAGAACGACTTCTGGTTCTACTAAACCTGACCTTGAGATTGAATGATCCAAAGCAGGATTTAGCTGTTTGCCACCCTCTTTTCTGCTTCATCTCTTCGGAGCTTGCAAACATGACGTACAAGCTTATTCCGAAAGTAAGCAGAGCAGTCCCCACGAGGAACATATCTGTGCATAGAATTCATGTTATGCTGGGATGAACGTCCCAAATGATCAGCGGCAGGTTATCGGGGACACGGCAAGGAGGAAGAAACTGTTACCTATGGCTTCCACAAGTGACCGTATGATTCCACCTTGATCCATGCCTGGCTGGAAATATTGGCAATATGATTCCAGAACAAAGAAGCAACCCTGCAAGCCACCATAGCAACAGCAACATTCTATATCAGAAACCTCATAGATTCTCTGTCACTCGTGATTCGGAACACACAGGCTTAAATGATCACCTCGACGAAGCACAAGATTGAGCCTATGAGAGATCCTGCAACCGCGATCAGTGTGAAGGATCGGCAACCGGTGACTCCCTGCGGTAAGCAAGCATGAGTTTGGTGGCGGAGGAATGGAAGAGGATGCGTGAGGTGTACCTTTTCGATTAGGATCTCCGCAACAGTTCTCCAGTTCTTCACCCAGACTGCCCGTTTCGATGGGTCCAGGAGTCGGCG of Musa acuminata AAA Group cultivar baxijiao chromosome BXJ1-7, Cavendish_Baxijiao_AAA, whole genome shotgun sequence contains these proteins:
- the LOC135679635 gene encoding uncharacterized protein LOC135679635; this translates as MSGASRLLRTTRALRSDRLPSSSSCSRLPPPRFAWRGGEKQRLAGCQGRKKVAAASDATVVLPDTKQKPSSAEGMEIVHLSTLITELADAARRLLDPSKRAVWVKNWRTVAEILIEKGVTGCRSFTLIAVAGSLIGSILCFVEGCFFVLESYCQYFQPGMDQGGIIRSLVEAIDMFLVGTALLTFGISLYVMFASSEEMKQKRGWQTAKSCFGSFNLKKLADSMEMQSMSHAKSRLGHAVLLILQTGVVDKFKNVRLASGMDLACFAAAVFVSSACVFLLSKLSMQHSKNEQDISCHVSDKGKGMIRRT